From Burkholderia pseudomultivorans, the proteins below share one genomic window:
- the sapR gene encoding sap1 transcriptional regulator SapR: MTCTFARTVESRFAELTPTAKRIASYMLANLDRLGLETADQIAQQAGTSGISVGRFLRSVGYRNLDDLKRELRGGGDRPWMITDRLDEYRRTAGAPSAGAERALASSLERELDAIRHVYRLAEGPVFAQVADRIAHADAVFILGIQSTRGISNAFSSYLEYVRPHVFYSDGQSGSYVDSLNSGFERPYCIVTDTRAYSRSARRYCEAAARYGQPFALVTDLYCPWAREWPADLLQVKTDVGQFWDSLAPLTCLFNLLISAVIDRLGPAIDRRVARNRELQHTFDQFES, from the coding sequence ATGACCTGCACGTTCGCCCGCACCGTCGAATCCCGCTTTGCCGAACTGACGCCGACCGCGAAGCGCATCGCGAGCTACATGCTCGCGAACCTCGACCGGCTCGGACTCGAAACCGCCGACCAGATCGCGCAGCAGGCCGGCACCAGCGGCATCTCGGTCGGACGCTTCCTGCGCAGCGTCGGCTATCGCAACCTCGACGACCTGAAGCGCGAACTGCGCGGCGGCGGCGACCGCCCGTGGATGATCACCGATCGCCTCGACGAATACCGCCGCACTGCCGGCGCGCCGTCGGCCGGCGCCGAACGCGCGCTCGCGTCGTCGCTCGAACGCGAACTCGACGCGATCCGCCACGTGTACCGGCTGGCCGAAGGCCCGGTGTTCGCCCAGGTCGCCGACCGCATCGCGCATGCCGATGCCGTGTTCATCCTCGGTATCCAGTCGACGCGCGGTATCAGCAATGCGTTCAGCAGCTATCTCGAATACGTGCGGCCGCACGTGTTCTATTCCGACGGCCAGTCGGGCTCGTACGTCGACTCGCTGAATTCCGGGTTCGAGCGGCCGTACTGCATCGTCACCGACACGCGCGCGTATTCGCGCAGTGCGCGGCGCTATTGCGAGGCCGCCGCCCGGTACGGCCAGCCGTTCGCGCTGGTCACCGACCTCTATTGCCCGTGGGCGCGCGAATGGCCGGCCGACCTGCTGCAAGTGAAAACCGACGTCGGACAATTCTGGGACTCGCTCGCGCCGCTCACCTGCCTGTTCAACCTGCTGATCAGCGCCGTGATCGACCGCCTCGGCCCCGCGATCGACCGGCGCGTCGCGCGCAACCGCGAACTGCAGCACACCTTCGACCAGTTCGAATCCTGA
- a CDS encoding helix-turn-helix domain-containing protein, protein MNFIVNTPAQLGEILSSARQAKGMTQAEAAARAGISQPRLSALETTRTESLSLNQLLALTALYGLELGVRTKGDSGASGAEW, encoded by the coding sequence GTGAACTTCATCGTCAACACCCCTGCCCAGTTGGGCGAAATCCTGTCGTCCGCGCGCCAGGCCAAGGGCATGACGCAGGCCGAAGCCGCCGCCCGGGCCGGAATCAGCCAGCCGCGCCTGTCGGCGCTCGAAACCACGCGTACCGAGAGCCTGTCGTTGAACCAGCTGCTTGCGTTGACTGCACTGTATGGCCTCGAACTCGGCGTTCGCACGAAGGGGGACAGCGGCGCGAGCGGCGCGGAGTGGTAG
- a CDS encoding type II toxin-antitoxin system HipA family toxin: MGRKSATRALSIWTNGLRVGTWRIPVRGDMELIYDAGWKQSAIGRPLSLSLPFGVGDAPLRGERVGYYFDNLLPDSDVIRRRLAARFGTATIAPFDLLAALGRDCVGAVQLLGEDESPAGHDRIDGTPLSDDEVARVLDQATGVAAGAADDDDFRLSLAGAQEKTALLFHEGRWMRPHGATPTTHILKLPLGLVGNKRADLTMSVENEWLCLAILRAFGLPAADARIVHFGAHKVLSVARFDRALHRDGASLLRLPQEDFCQALGVPPHLKYESHGGPGVPDLVGLLRRSEAAQADLDTLFAALVVFWMLAAPDGHAKNFSLRLLPGGRFRLTPLYDVMSIWPVEGDGANQWSWHKAKLAMAVHGKRKHYAMRDMTRRHFSVMAEQCLLGDIATPIVERLVAATPRVIDSVGSALPPGFPARLAERIFGGLRFAAQRLDETPLA, encoded by the coding sequence ATGGGGCGCAAATCCGCGACGCGCGCGCTATCGATCTGGACCAACGGGCTGCGTGTCGGGACCTGGCGGATCCCGGTGCGCGGCGACATGGAACTGATCTACGACGCCGGCTGGAAGCAGTCTGCGATCGGGCGCCCGTTGTCGCTGTCGCTGCCGTTCGGCGTCGGCGATGCGCCGTTGCGTGGGGAGCGCGTCGGTTACTACTTCGACAATCTGCTGCCTGACAGCGACGTCATTCGCCGCCGCCTCGCGGCCCGTTTCGGTACGGCGACGATCGCGCCGTTCGATTTGCTGGCCGCGCTCGGCCGCGATTGCGTCGGCGCGGTGCAACTGCTCGGCGAAGACGAGTCGCCGGCCGGCCATGACCGGATCGACGGCACGCCGTTATCGGACGACGAGGTCGCCCGCGTGCTCGACCAGGCGACGGGTGTGGCCGCCGGCGCGGCCGATGACGACGACTTCCGCCTGTCGCTGGCCGGCGCACAGGAAAAGACCGCGCTGCTGTTTCACGAAGGGCGATGGATGCGCCCGCATGGCGCGACGCCGACCACGCATATCCTCAAGTTGCCGCTCGGGCTTGTCGGCAACAAGCGCGCCGATCTCACGATGTCGGTCGAGAACGAGTGGCTGTGTCTCGCGATTCTGCGCGCATTCGGCTTGCCGGCGGCCGATGCGCGGATCGTGCATTTCGGCGCGCACAAGGTGCTGTCGGTCGCGCGCTTCGACCGTGCGCTGCATCGCGACGGCGCATCGCTGCTGCGCTTGCCGCAGGAAGATTTTTGCCAGGCGCTCGGCGTGCCGCCTCACCTCAAATACGAGTCGCACGGCGGCCCGGGCGTCCCCGATCTGGTCGGCCTGCTGCGCCGTTCGGAAGCGGCGCAAGCGGATCTCGATACGCTGTTCGCCGCGCTGGTCGTGTTCTGGATGCTTGCAGCGCCGGACGGGCATGCGAAGAACTTCAGCCTGCGCCTGCTGCCCGGCGGCCGGTTTCGCCTCACGCCGCTCTACGACGTGATGTCGATCTGGCCGGTGGAGGGCGACGGCGCGAACCAGTGGTCGTGGCACAAGGCGAAACTGGCGATGGCCGTTCACGGCAAGCGCAAGCATTACGCGATGCGGGATATGACGCGTCGGCACTTCAGCGTGATGGCCGAACAGTGCCTGCTCGGCGATATCGCGACACCGATCGTCGAGCGGCTGGTGGCCGCGACGCCGCGCGTGATCGATTCGGTCGGCTCCGCGTTGCCGCCGGGGTTTCCCGCGCGGCTCGCGGAGCGCATCTTCGGCGGATTGCGCTTCGCCGCACAGCGGCTCGACGAAACGCCGCTGGCGTGA
- a CDS encoding oxalate decarboxylase family bicupin, whose product MTSLSRRKMLANTAGAIAAAGLAVSAKAASFGNPDRPPEGAANALNRQSLTEPGPKNPALANQFPSFQDPPATDINGMPLFWASFNNAHKRIQNGGWAREVTQDDFAISETISGVNMRLTRGGIRELHWHQQAEWAIMLDGRCRITVLDELGRPSVQDVKTGDLWYFPPGLPHSLQGLGADGAEFLLAFDNGRASEFNTLLLTDWVAHTPPDVLALNFGVPADAFSNIPLDNLWIFQGDDPGPLAEAQRASAASAGTPPQPFVFSLGDMKPVRKTRGGEVRIADSTNFNVSRTVAAALVTVHPGGMRELHWHPNADEWQYYLQGEARMTVFDTGPKAQTADFRAGDVGYVKKSLGHYVQNTGKTDLVFLEIFKTDRYAEVSLSDWLAHTPPKLVEAHLKVAPEVIAQFPRNRPDVVPL is encoded by the coding sequence ATGACCAGTCTGTCTCGTCGCAAGATGCTTGCGAATACGGCCGGCGCGATCGCCGCCGCCGGTCTTGCCGTATCGGCGAAGGCCGCGTCGTTCGGCAACCCCGATCGTCCGCCGGAGGGCGCGGCCAATGCACTCAATCGCCAGAGCCTGACCGAGCCGGGGCCGAAAAACCCGGCATTGGCGAATCAGTTTCCGTCCTTTCAGGATCCGCCGGCCACCGATATCAACGGGATGCCCTTATTCTGGGCATCGTTCAATAATGCCCATAAACGCATTCAAAATGGCGGCTGGGCGCGCGAAGTCACGCAGGACGATTTTGCGATTTCGGAAACCATTTCAGGCGTGAACATGCGCCTGACGCGCGGCGGCATTCGCGAACTGCATTGGCACCAGCAGGCCGAGTGGGCGATCATGCTCGACGGTCGCTGCCGGATCACGGTGCTCGACGAGCTGGGGCGGCCGTCGGTGCAGGACGTGAAGACCGGCGATCTCTGGTATTTCCCGCCCGGCCTGCCGCATTCGCTGCAGGGCCTCGGCGCCGACGGCGCCGAATTCCTGCTCGCATTCGATAACGGCCGCGCGTCGGAATTCAATACGCTGCTGCTGACCGACTGGGTCGCGCATACGCCGCCTGACGTGCTGGCGCTCAACTTCGGCGTGCCGGCCGACGCGTTCAGCAACATCCCGCTCGACAATCTGTGGATCTTCCAGGGCGACGATCCGGGGCCGCTCGCGGAGGCGCAGCGCGCGTCGGCGGCGTCGGCCGGCACGCCGCCGCAGCCGTTCGTCTTCTCGCTCGGCGACATGAAGCCGGTCCGCAAGACGCGCGGCGGCGAAGTGCGGATCGCGGACAGCACCAACTTCAACGTGTCGAGGACTGTCGCGGCGGCGCTCGTCACCGTGCATCCAGGCGGCATGCGCGAGCTGCACTGGCATCCGAACGCGGACGAATGGCAGTACTACCTGCAGGGCGAAGCGCGGATGACCGTGTTCGACACCGGGCCGAAGGCGCAGACCGCCGACTTTCGCGCGGGCGACGTCGGCTACGTGAAGAAGAGCCTCGGGCACTACGTGCAGAACACCGGCAAGACCGACCTGGTGTTCCTCGAGATCTTCAAGACCGACCGCTATGCGGAAGTATCGCTGTCCGACTGGCTCGCGCATACGCCGCCGAAGCTCGTCGAAGCGCACCTGAAGGTCGCGCCGGAGGTGATCGCGCAGTTTCCCCGCAACCGTCCCGACGTCGTGCCGCTGTAA
- a CDS encoding Nramp family divalent metal transporter, whose amino-acid sequence MLPVTSKTAGGFTLPGLSTERACGAARAALEGRRTGLAALLPFVGPAVIASIGYMDPGNFATNIQAGAAYGYRLLWVVCAANAIAMLFQAMSAKLGIVTGRNLAELCRDHFPAPVVWGMWIASEIAAMATDLAEFLGGALAFGLLCHLSLFAGMIATALATCAILALEKRGFRPLEAAIAALVGVIGACYLGELLIAPPDWQSAAFHLVVPQIPDHAALAIAVGIIGATIMPHTLYLHSGLTQDRTAPRDDRERQRLVRFSNREVVVALGLAGFVNIAMVMMASSAFHLSAPGMTDIGDAYHTLIPVFGPAAGVLFLVALLTSGVSSSVVGTMAGQVVMQGFIRRRLSVWVRRAVTIVPAFAVVALGCDVTRAMLVSQVVLSFVLPMPMIALLMLSARRDVMGAYAMRMPLRIVAGAATVVIVGLNAYLVWAAFN is encoded by the coding sequence ATGCTTCCCGTCACCAGCAAAACCGCCGGCGGCTTCACGCTGCCGGGCCTGTCCACCGAGCGCGCCTGCGGCGCGGCGCGCGCCGCGCTGGAAGGGCGGCGCACCGGCCTTGCCGCGCTGCTGCCGTTCGTCGGCCCGGCCGTGATCGCGTCGATCGGCTATATGGATCCCGGCAATTTCGCGACCAATATCCAGGCCGGCGCCGCGTATGGCTATCGGCTGCTGTGGGTCGTGTGCGCCGCGAACGCGATCGCGATGCTGTTCCAGGCGATGTCGGCAAAGCTCGGCATCGTCACCGGCCGCAACCTGGCCGAGCTGTGCCGCGACCATTTCCCCGCGCCGGTGGTGTGGGGCATGTGGATCGCGTCGGAGATCGCCGCGATGGCGACCGATCTCGCCGAATTCCTCGGCGGCGCGCTCGCGTTCGGGCTGCTGTGTCACCTGTCGCTGTTCGCGGGCATGATCGCGACCGCGCTCGCGACCTGCGCGATCCTCGCGCTCGAGAAGCGCGGTTTCCGGCCGCTGGAAGCCGCGATCGCGGCGCTGGTCGGCGTGATCGGCGCGTGTTATCTCGGCGAACTGCTGATCGCGCCGCCGGACTGGCAGTCGGCCGCGTTCCACCTGGTGGTCCCGCAGATCCCGGATCACGCGGCGCTCGCGATCGCGGTCGGCATCATCGGCGCGACGATCATGCCGCACACGCTGTATCTGCACTCGGGCCTCACGCAGGACCGCACCGCGCCGCGCGACGACCGGGAGCGGCAGCGGCTCGTGCGCTTCTCGAATCGCGAGGTCGTCGTCGCGCTCGGGCTGGCCGGGTTCGTGAACATCGCGATGGTGATGATGGCGTCGTCGGCGTTCCACCTGAGCGCGCCGGGCATGACCGACATCGGCGATGCGTATCACACGCTGATCCCGGTGTTCGGGCCGGCGGCCGGCGTATTGTTTCTCGTCGCGCTGCTGACGTCGGGCGTGTCGAGCTCGGTGGTCGGCACGATGGCCGGGCAGGTCGTGATGCAGGGCTTCATCCGGCGCCGCCTGTCGGTGTGGGTGCGGCGCGCGGTAACCATCGTGCCTGCATTCGCGGTGGTCGCGCTCGGCTGCGACGTCACGCGCGCGATGCTCGTGAGCCAGGTCGTGCTGAGCTTCGTGCTGCCGATGCCGATGATCGCGCTGCTGATGCTGTCGGCGCGCCGCGACGTGATGGGCGCCTATGCGATGCGGATGCCGCTGCGGATCGTCGCCGGTGCGGCGACGGTCGTGATCGTCGGGTTGAACGCGTACCTGGTGTGGGCTGCGTTCAACTGA
- a CDS encoding ABC transporter substrate-binding protein, protein MKQLLSRLFVSAALVALVPALPAQAATPPGIFVVATQLGEFTTLDPSGIYELVPSEYVANTYERLVRVDLKDPTRFNGQIAQSWTVGADGVTYTFKLRPGLTFHSGNPVTADDVAWSLQRTVLLDKGPAGVLADLGLTKANVMQKVRALDPQTVVLETDRKYAPSFVLNVLSACPASVFDKKLLLSHQQGNDFGSGWLKTNDAGSGPYQLVKWSPNESIVLQRFEKYRTPYPMKRVVLRHVPEASAQRLLLENGDVDAARNLSPDSLAALTKAGKIKVASWSVSALLYLSLNTKNPNLAKPEVQQAMKWLVDYDGIQRNIVSTTYKVHQTFLPEGFLGTLNARPYRQDVAKAKALLAKAGLPNGFDVTMDMPNDYPYIEIAQALQANFAQGGIRVKLIAGDAKQAIGKYRARQHDIFIGEWSPDYMDPNSNARGFAWNPDNSDQSTTKMLAWRNSWDIPQLTKDTEAALVEPSPAKRAQRYEALQKAVLANSPFIIMFEKVVQVATRPGTTGPEIGPINDLVSYRTLSK, encoded by the coding sequence ATGAAGCAACTGCTGTCCCGGCTGTTCGTCAGCGCCGCGCTCGTCGCCCTCGTTCCGGCGCTGCCGGCACAGGCCGCGACGCCGCCCGGCATCTTCGTCGTCGCCACCCAGCTCGGCGAATTCACGACGCTCGACCCGAGCGGCATTTACGAACTGGTGCCGTCCGAATATGTCGCGAACACCTACGAACGGCTCGTGCGCGTCGACCTGAAGGACCCGACGCGCTTCAATGGACAGATCGCACAGTCGTGGACGGTCGGCGCGGACGGCGTCACCTACACGTTCAAGCTGCGCCCCGGCCTCACGTTCCACTCCGGCAACCCGGTGACCGCCGACGACGTCGCATGGTCGTTGCAGCGCACCGTCCTGCTCGACAAGGGTCCGGCCGGCGTGCTCGCCGATCTCGGGCTCACGAAGGCCAACGTGATGCAGAAGGTCCGCGCGCTCGATCCGCAGACCGTCGTGCTCGAAACCGACCGCAAGTACGCACCGAGCTTCGTGCTCAACGTGCTGAGCGCGTGCCCGGCGTCGGTGTTCGACAAGAAGCTGCTGCTGTCGCACCAGCAGGGCAACGATTTCGGCAGCGGCTGGCTGAAGACCAACGATGCGGGCTCCGGTCCGTACCAGCTCGTCAAGTGGTCGCCGAACGAGAGCATCGTGCTGCAGCGTTTCGAGAAATACCGAACGCCGTACCCGATGAAGCGCGTCGTGCTGCGCCATGTGCCCGAAGCGTCCGCGCAGCGGCTGCTGCTCGAGAACGGCGACGTCGACGCCGCGCGCAACCTGAGCCCGGACAGCCTCGCGGCGCTGACGAAGGCCGGCAAGATCAAGGTCGCCTCATGGTCGGTGTCCGCGCTGCTGTACCTGAGCCTCAACACGAAGAACCCGAACCTCGCGAAGCCCGAGGTGCAGCAGGCGATGAAGTGGCTCGTCGACTACGACGGCATCCAGCGCAATATCGTCAGCACGACGTACAAGGTGCACCAGACCTTCCTGCCCGAAGGTTTCCTCGGCACGCTCAATGCACGGCCGTACAGGCAGGACGTCGCCAAAGCGAAGGCGCTGCTCGCCAAGGCCGGGCTGCCGAACGGCTTCGACGTGACGATGGACATGCCGAACGACTATCCGTACATCGAGATCGCGCAGGCGCTGCAGGCGAATTTCGCGCAAGGCGGGATCCGCGTGAAGCTGATCGCCGGCGACGCGAAGCAGGCGATCGGCAAGTACCGCGCGCGCCAGCACGACATCTTCATCGGCGAATGGTCGCCCGACTACATGGACCCGAACAGCAACGCGCGCGGCTTCGCATGGAATCCGGACAACTCGGACCAGTCGACCACGAAGATGCTCGCATGGCGCAACAGCTGGGACATCCCGCAACTGACGAAGGACACCGAGGCCGCGCTCGTCGAGCCGTCGCCGGCGAAGCGCGCGCAGCGTTACGAGGCGCTGCAGAAGGCCGTGCTCGCGAACTCGCCGTTCATCATCATGTTCGAGAAGGTCGTGCAGGTCGCGACGCGGCCGGGCACGACGGGGCCGGAGATCGGGCCGATCAACGATCTGGTTTCGTATCGGACCTTGAGCAAGTAA
- a CDS encoding DHA2 family efflux MFS transporter permease subunit, with product MSSPSSPGPLSGGRLAIGTIAVSLAMFMNVLDSSIANVAIPTISGDLGVSVDEGTWVITIFAAANAVSIPLTGWLTQRFGQVRLFVASILLFVFASWLCGIAPNLPMLLAARILQGAVAGPLAPLSQALLLGAWPRQKSSSALALWSMTALVGPIAGPSLGGWITYDYNWSWIFYINIPVGFFAAAVTWLVFRDRESASRRLPIDTVGLVLLVIWVASLQIMLDKGKDLDWFNSPMVVALGIVALVGFAFFLVWELTEKNPIVDLRLFTQRNFAGGTIAISVAYGMFFGTLVLLPQWMQGYLGYRAIDSGLATAPLGIFAIVLTPVMGRILPRTDPRYIATLAFVGFAAVFMMRTTFYADVSHWDLVLPTLLQGIPMAMFFVPLTSIILSGLPPEKIPAAAGLSNFGRTFCGAVGTSLISNAWNDRTILHHTRLTEQASVDNPVFSQQVDALRTLLHLSPDSAFAFFNASVDSQAAVMGLNDIFYVSAIIFIAIIPLIWITKPARSADGDANAAAAGAH from the coding sequence ATGTCCTCTCCGTCCTCCCCAGGCCCGTTGTCGGGCGGCCGGCTCGCGATCGGCACGATCGCGGTGTCGCTCGCGATGTTCATGAACGTGCTCGACTCGTCGATCGCGAACGTCGCGATCCCGACGATCTCGGGCGATCTCGGCGTGTCGGTCGACGAAGGCACGTGGGTGATCACGATCTTCGCAGCGGCGAACGCGGTGTCGATTCCGCTGACGGGCTGGCTCACGCAGCGCTTCGGCCAGGTCCGGCTGTTCGTCGCGTCGATCCTGCTGTTCGTGTTCGCATCGTGGCTGTGCGGGATCGCGCCGAACCTGCCGATGCTGCTCGCCGCCCGGATCCTGCAGGGTGCGGTTGCGGGCCCGCTCGCGCCGCTGTCGCAGGCGCTGCTGCTCGGTGCATGGCCGCGGCAGAAATCGTCGAGCGCGCTCGCGCTATGGTCGATGACGGCGCTGGTCGGCCCGATCGCAGGCCCGTCGCTGGGCGGCTGGATCACCTACGACTACAACTGGTCGTGGATCTTCTACATCAACATTCCGGTCGGCTTCTTCGCGGCGGCGGTCACGTGGCTCGTGTTCCGCGATCGCGAATCGGCCTCGCGCCGGCTGCCGATCGACACGGTCGGACTCGTGCTGCTCGTGATCTGGGTCGCATCGCTGCAGATCATGCTCGACAAGGGCAAGGACCTCGACTGGTTCAATTCGCCCATGGTCGTCGCGCTCGGCATCGTCGCGCTGGTCGGCTTCGCATTCTTCCTCGTATGGGAGCTCACCGAGAAGAACCCGATCGTCGACCTGCGCCTCTTCACGCAGCGCAACTTCGCGGGCGGCACGATCGCGATCTCGGTCGCGTACGGGATGTTCTTCGGCACGCTCGTGCTGCTGCCGCAATGGATGCAGGGCTACCTCGGCTACCGCGCGATCGACTCGGGGCTCGCGACCGCGCCGCTCGGGATCTTCGCAATCGTGCTCACGCCGGTCATGGGGCGCATCCTGCCGCGCACCGATCCGCGCTATATCGCGACGCTCGCATTCGTCGGCTTCGCCGCCGTGTTCATGATGCGCACCACGTTCTATGCCGACGTGTCGCACTGGGACCTGGTGCTGCCCACGCTGCTGCAGGGCATCCCGATGGCGATGTTCTTCGTGCCGCTGACGTCGATCATCCTGTCGGGACTGCCGCCGGAAAAAATCCCGGCCGCGGCGGGCCTGTCGAATTTCGGTCGCACGTTCTGCGGCGCGGTCGGCACGTCGCTGATCAGCAATGCGTGGAACGACCGCACGATCCTGCACCACACGCGGCTCACCGAACAGGCGAGCGTCGACAACCCGGTGTTCTCGCAACAGGTCGACGCGCTGCGCACGCTGCTGCACCTGAGCCCCGATTCGGCGTTCGCGTTCTTCAATGCGTCGGTCGATTCGCAGGCGGCCGTGATGGGGCTGAACGACATCTTCTACGTGTCGGCGATCATCTTCATCGCGATCATTCCGCTGATCTGGATCACGAAGCCCGCGCGCTCGGCCGACGGCGACGCGAATGCCGCGGCGGCGGGCGCGCACTGA
- a CDS encoding LysR family transcriptional regulator: MDFDSIRIFLRVVERGSFTAAATLLDMPLSRVSRKVKQLEDDLGVQLLYRTTRRVSVTEAGRDYYERCLRAEEILLDADRQARALRTAPEGTLRVLVPYSIGLFELEPALAEFRRRYPLVQLVLIYDNNPLDLVEHGFDVALRAGVLTDSSYVARSLGWSQAKLAASPAYLDRVGRPCTPHDLAQHDLLLVGRDAPGLTLRLTNVAGEVADVPVRPVLITNESVTVLRQAASGGGIALISTHYTGRRLERNELEIVLPDWHRSDDVELHVLYPRRATLDSKVRAFVDFLAEVFTGWRAAP, translated from the coding sequence ATGGACTTCGACAGCATCCGGATCTTCCTGCGCGTGGTGGAACGCGGCAGCTTCACCGCCGCCGCCACGCTCCTCGACATGCCGCTCAGCCGCGTGAGCCGCAAGGTCAAGCAGCTCGAAGACGACCTCGGCGTGCAGCTGCTGTACCGCACCACGCGCCGCGTGTCCGTTACCGAGGCCGGGCGCGACTACTACGAGCGCTGCCTGCGCGCCGAGGAAATCCTGCTCGACGCCGATCGCCAGGCCCGCGCGCTGCGCACCGCGCCGGAAGGCACGCTGCGCGTGCTGGTGCCCTACTCGATCGGCCTCTTCGAACTGGAGCCGGCGCTCGCCGAGTTTCGCCGGCGCTATCCGCTGGTCCAGCTCGTGCTGATCTACGACAACAACCCGCTCGACCTGGTCGAGCACGGCTTCGACGTCGCCCTGCGCGCGGGCGTGCTGACCGATTCCAGCTACGTCGCGCGCTCGCTCGGCTGGTCGCAGGCGAAGCTCGCGGCGAGTCCCGCCTATCTCGATCGCGTCGGCCGGCCGTGCACGCCGCACGACCTCGCGCAGCACGACCTGCTGCTGGTCGGACGCGACGCGCCGGGCCTGACGCTGCGGCTCACCAACGTGGCCGGCGAAGTGGCCGACGTGCCGGTGCGGCCGGTACTGATCACGAACGAATCGGTGACGGTGTTGCGCCAGGCCGCGAGCGGCGGCGGTATCGCGTTGATCTCGACGCACTACACGGGCCGTCGGCTCGAACGGAACGAACTCGAAATCGTGCTGCCCGACTGGCACCGCAGCGACGACGTCGAGCTGCACGTGCTCTACCCGCGGCGCGCGACGCTCGACAGCAAGGTGCGCGCCTTCGTCGATTTCCTCGCGGAGGTGTTCACCGGATGGCGCGCCGCGCCGTGA